In bacterium, a single genomic region encodes these proteins:
- a CDS encoding albicidin resistance protein, whose protein sequence is MFEKYYTPEQRAQLAKRAEALGEERIREVEAEWPRLMEAVRAEMEKGTDPSAPRVQALARRWEALVEEFTGSDPGIEASLRRMYEQETTVHGINTASVRAMGEYIERALVADREEK, encoded by the coding sequence ATGTTCGAGAAATACTACACGCCCGAGCAGCGCGCGCAGCTCGCGAAGCGGGCCGAGGCGCTGGGCGAAGAGCGCATCCGCGAAGTGGAAGCAGAGTGGCCGCGGCTGATGGAGGCAGTGCGCGCGGAGATGGAGAAGGGCACCGACCCGTCGGCCCCGCGCGTCCAGGCGCTGGCGCGGCGGTGGGAGGCGCTGGTCGAGGAGTTCACCGGCAGCGACCCGGGCATCGAGGCGTCGCTGAGGCGGATGTACGAGCAGGAGACCACCGTGCACGGGATCAACACGGCGTCCGTCCGCGCGATGGGCGAGTACATCGAGCGCGCGCTGGTGGCTGACCGGGAAGAGAAGTAG